One Bos taurus isolate L1 Dominette 01449 registration number 42190680 breed Hereford chromosome 25, ARS-UCD2.0, whole genome shotgun sequence genomic window carries:
- the LOC777692 gene encoding uncharacterized protein LOC777692 — MAMFRNLKLLLWKNFILKKRKTLVTVLEILMPLLFCAVIIYLRFGSLPRKRPPVDYKVIDITSLPEFFNQFPLKNKFQLVYIPSKSETLKNITEMVKDFFTVEFEG; from the exons ATGGCGATGTTCAGGAACTTAAAACTTCTTCTCTGgaagaatttcattttaaag aaacgAAAGACTCTGGTAACAGTCCTTGAAATCTTGATGCCGTTACTGTTTTGTGCAGTTATAATATATCTTCGTTTTGGTAGTTTGCCAAGAAAGAGACCTCCTGTAGACTACAAAGTAATTGACATCACTTCTCTGCCAGAATTCTTCAATCAATTtcctctgaaaaataaatttcaattagTTTATATCCCTTCCAAAAGTGAAACTTTGAAGAATATCACTGAAATGGTGAAAGACTTCTTTACTGTTGAGTTTGAAGGTTAG